The DNA window ACTGAGGAGCGGCATCTATAAAATGCCTTAAATAAGTACATCCTTAAGTAAACTATCTTTATATACAAGAATTAGGTATGGCATCAGATcatgggatgaacagatacagaTATACTCAACATGTGTTTTACATGCTCCTGAAAAAGACAAGTCTTTAGGTAAGTATTTATaactaattttctttcatttttattattttacatgccAATCTAATACTATGCCTCCAGCAGATACAAATTCATGAATAGTGGAAGAGAGTACGGCCTTCAGAAACGGTACCCATATTGCACTCTAACTTGCAAATGtaacagattgaaaaaaaatagttacaaataaagaaatgtgccttgaagtacaatttattttgtatttatataaccTACCCAGCTAAAtactacttaaaaacaaaatctatggCTATATTACTTTCACAtatctttctcctttatttgttGCTAGctttttttctgtaatgaaaTTAATACAGCTGATTAATGGGAGtaagaaggaacaaaactgagcaaagaaaaattaagtaacaaTGGTACTAGGAAGGATTACCCATTGGCCATTCTCAGCAGGGACGTTTCCCTGCAGCCTTTCCAGCTCTGAGCATTCTGCAAAAGTCTGGAAGTCCCTTCTTGGGGTAAAGGTGCCTCCTTAACATCCCCAGACCCcttaaaatggtggaaataacaaggtatggctaaaaaaaaaaaatcacatttaaattcCTCTATTTCATTTACCCCTTTAAAGTACCAATTCAAATAGTGAATAAAATGGTGTTAAACCAAGGCCTAAAATGCAACTTTGAGAgtatataaagaaatttaaagactCTGGGCAACAATGGAAATGGTTTTTTATTAGCAGGCTCTTGAGAAGGCCCAACAGCCTCCCTTCAAAGGAAACTTATGATTCCATCTTGAACAGCTGATAATTTTTTAGCCTTTATAGGTACCTTATcttatatataaagataaaatatacctGCACCATTACTGAGTGCCAGACCGtgtagcaggcactgtgctaagagttatacatacacatcctgtttttttgtttctcattctcACAGATACCATGTATGTTATGTCTCTTTTTCCTTGCAAAGTTATAAATTTCTACATGCCAACCAAATACCAACTTTAGACCGtagctattttaaataaactacaTTCCTGGAGAGAATACATAAAAAGTTTATACACATTTTTCAGattaggaataaaatatattaactttatGGCTTGAGTTAGATGTATGCATGTCCAATATGTTAAATTCTAGCATTAATATCCTAAAATTATCATTCGGTGGTACTCACATCCTATAACCTAATagttaaaataatcaatatgttACATATAAAAGGGATATCTAGGACTTTACAAAGAAATCTTTTAGAATAGTGGAGAAATGGGTTAATAGCATGAGTTTTGATTTCAGACACACACCCAGGTTTCAGTCCTAGTACTACCTCATATTAGCTGGTAACCGTGGGCGAGTTATTTAGCATTGGAGggcctcatctttaaaatgaaattaaaatttttacctaATAGACTTTCTTTGAGGATCAAATAAGAAAATGCTTTAGTGCAAAATTCCCAACACAGGTCCTAGTCTTAGCCAGTATTGTTGTTCGTTTTATGTTATTTAGGTATCATTATTGAATATAACCACACTGGAAGGTTGACACAAAAAATGAGGGTGGATGAAACAATTCCATAGTAATAGAGATTTTCTCTAATTTGGCTTGGTCTACTATAACTCTTTGGGATTATAAaggaatctaaaaggaaaaaaagtcaaacacaTAATCAAGATGAAttggaaaattattaaatataaaattaaaacaatgtgctGAATGCTTACTATATGTTAAACACTTCATTACTAAAAAACACTTTTTTAGTgtgcttaataaatgaaaaactcaaCTTGTAAAAGTTTAAGTAAAAATGATTTAGTATTTTCCACCAAAACTCCTTATTAATTATTGCCATGTACATAATATCCACTAAAGAATACTCAACCTATTTAGGTAGCTTGAAATAGATCTAAGCAATACTAACGTATGAATTAAAAACCTCATTCTGCCCCCAGAGCAGCTTTATCCATTCACATGAAGAAAGACGCATATTAGTGAATGACGTGCTCTGAAGCAAgggattctttgttttttcatcttccattttgctcccccaccaccacccctgctttGCCATCTAGATTTGGTACCAATACCAACAATCTGCTGTTATCATCATAAGCACAGAGAAGAAACCCAAGCCAGAAGAATGTTAGAAGAGCTGGCAACAGTCACAGAAGGTTCTGGCTATGTAGTAAttaggaaagagagaatgaagaagTAGTAATCCAGGAAATAGCATACAAGATTGTCCTTAAAATCTTTACAGGCTGATTGGACCCTCAATTCAGTAGCACTGATTcaagaaaacacttttatttacTAAGGCATGCAGAGACAGGATAGTATATATTAAAAAGGGAATAGCAGAAACATGACAGTAGAGCAAAGGAATAAGagacacaaaatttaaaatactggaATAGCTGaaacaaattgaaattataagaaataaacctttttaaagaataaaggcAACTAATTCAATACATAGATATAATAAGAACACACTTGATACAAATTCTTATGGAATTCACCTTTTTTACAAAAGTACCGTGAAAGGAGGCACAAAAATACACTCATGTCAAAATCAAATACAGAAATCCCCTTTTGGAGAACCCTTAGCAACCCCGCAACCCCCCTAACATAGGAGACTAAGTTACGTTTTAAAAATTCCCCCAAAGACGTTAGATTAGAAGTGCTTCTCTTTCTTGGCTCTACAAAATTACTAATTTGGGTctataacaaaatagaaagatGCTTTAAACCATGTGCTAAAGTTAACAACTGAAAActgtttaatattataaaaaacagagaaaaataaaagagcacaACAGCTTAAGTACATTGATGAGCCGACCCAATTAACTTTTCAAGGTAAACATGGAAAAACAGTGCATTTCCCCCTAAAATCATATTGACACATCAGGATTTCTGTAAGAGAAATGTGATACGAGAATGACTCACCTGTGGGACCACATTCTGTACGTAGGTTGATGGGTGCTGCTGCTTTTGCTGAACAGCACTTTCTATTGCTACTTTAGCTACAGTGCTTGGATCTGCTCCTGCTGGCACGGCAACCATTGTTGCACTGCAGCCAGCATTGTTGGGGTCACTGATTGTAACAATTCTAACTCCCACTTTATTTGGAATTCCTGTGACTGTTTCCCTATCATTATCCTCTGCTGGCCTCTTCACAGTTTTGCATTCTGCTGTGCCATTTGTAGACCGAACGTCAGATGACAGGGCAGGAAAATGGGACACTCTTGATCCTGAGTGGGGAACGGCTATGATTTGATGCCCCTGTATAACAGAGGTTGTAGAATGTGGTGAGACAACTACACTTGGGCGTTGCTGAGGCACATCTGAATTCAAACTTGAAGCTAGAGGTCCATTAGGCAAATCAGTACCACTAAATTGCTGTGTTGCCACATTTGAAGCCTCCTGTATACTGCTCACAGATGGCGAACCACCCAAAGTTAATACAGGTCCATTAGAAATTCTTTCTAGTTGATCACCTTTGGCAGTATCTTGCTGAGTGGCATCGAAAGTCCCTTGTGGTTCCATTGGAGATATCTCACCATTTCCTACATGATTGGAAGTTTTGTGATTTGGAATGTTTTTGCTTAAATGAGAACCATCTCCTTTATCAAAATCACAGATTCCATTAACTAGAGGTTTTTTCAAATCACTTTTAATATCCTGCATGTCCATTTGTTCTGAGTTCTGTTTTCCAGATGCTCCATTCTCACCTAATTCTAATGATGGCCCATTACTGATTAGTGAGCACTGATTAGCCTCACTTTGAATTTTCCCTGAGTTTGAAGGAGGTAGACTTGAGTCACTGTACTTTCTCCCATTTAAAAGACTTCCCACCTGCATTTCATTTTCCTTCGTATCCCCATTGCTGGTGTTCGTGGTTCCTCGTCTGCAGGATGGGTTCTCCATGACTTCAATTTTACGTTCATGAACGTGTAAACCTGTTGCTTCTtttgcttcctcttccttttggCAAATTATTTTATCACCTTTGAATGGGGGAGTAGCAGTAGTACAAGATGATTGTCCAGCTGGAGATGCTTGAGAGGCTGGAAGCGTTTGCACCTGAAGTCCAACTCCTGCCTGGGTCCCGCTCATGGTAATTCCTGCTGGAGCAATGAGctgagttgcatttccctgactcACAGTTGCAGTTGCAAAACTTGTATTTGGCACAACTGTTATAGTTACCTGGTTGCCAGAAGTCCCTTGGAAAATGGTTGCTGGGCTATTTGAGATCAGCGGACCTGGCAATATTTGTAAGTTCGAGATGGGCACGGTTTGCACTCCCCCTGTGGGTGGCATCGCACTTTGGACCAACTGAACATTTTGCTGCCCAACCAATAGCTGCTGAGCTGGAGTTTGCCCCTGCACTCCAAAACCTGCTGCTTGATTATTGGCCACCTGGTATACCACCTGAGGGCTAGGAGCTCTTGCATTATTAGGGGGAGGAATCTGTGGAGCTGGGAGAATAAGCTTACCACCCGGAGTTGAAGGACCACGCTTTGGAAGCAACAACTGTTTTATCAGACTCGACTCACCAGAAGCAGGCTGACCAACTCCTGCATTTGTTTGCTGTGGTTGAACCTGCACTTGTACTTGTTGTGGCTGCTGAACTTGTACTTGTACCTGTTGTGGTGGGGGTGCTGGTgaatgctgctgctgttgctgccttTTCACAGATAGCATTTGACTGACAGTAGGAGGTGGTCCCTGTGACTGAGGGGTGGAAGAAGATGACACGGCAGTAGGGACCTGGCTATTAGTAGCTGGGACAGGTGATGGTGAGGAAGATGGAGTAATGTTTGGTTGTCCAGCTAGCTGAACTGCCTGACCAGCTGGAAGAGCTGCAGGATTAGCAAGAACAATTTGGTGAATGGCTGGTGCATAAGTTTGACCTTGTTGAGCTGGCTGACTTACAATCACTACACTTTGTTGGGTTGGCTGCTGTGGTTGTTGAATAGGCTGTTGGACCACCGTTGATGAAACTTGCTGAGAAGGGAGAGGTTTAGGTGCAATGTTCTGAAACCCTACCCTTGAGGGCTGTGGACTCGGGACACCAGCAATGGTAACCATTTGTCCTGTAGCTACCTGAAAATTCTGTACTGAAGTTGCCGAGACAATGTTGGATGCAGAAGTCGTTACGTACTGTGGGGGTGCTATGAGAACAGTGTCCTGTGGCTGACCGCCAGCTGACGTCTGCTGAGACGAAGTCTGCACAGGTTGGGGCGATGTGGTGATTAACTGTTGACCCTGTGAAACTGCAGAAGTACATGCTGGCATGTTCTGTACTCTGCCAAATATATGACTCTGTGGGACACCTTGTTGAATTACCGTAACAGGAGTGCCGGAAGGTATCTGTCCCGGTACCACTGTGTGTAATGGAGACTGTTGTGGAATTACAGATGGATGGTGAAGCAATGTCTGGGAATTCACAACTGTAACAGGTTGGGGCCCTGTACTATGATTCTGAACCACAGAACTCTGAGCAGCTCCTCCTCCCACAGCAATACTAACAGGAACTGCTGTCTGGGGTATAGAATtctggattactgtagccttAACGACTTCACAAGGAATTGGAGCTTTATTTTGAATGACAGTCACCGGAGCATTTTGCTGCTGGTGGGTATGAACTGAAGGATTTGGTGGAATTCTCGAAACAGTCTGTGCCACGGTATGAACACCTTGTACTGGAAAAGACATTTGTGTTGCAGTCAAAGTTGAAGATTGGTTGGTAACAGGAGTCCTCTGAAAATGGTTTCCTACAGTTTGTGGTCCGTGAGGGATTCCTGAAAATATAGGGAAAAGTCAAAAATCATAATGAAATGACTGCAAAGCTGCATGTAGAAATTATTTTACTCAATTTGAGAGAAAACAGTCTTAAGAAATTAACAAGTTTGCATCATATGAATCTGATAAAATAATAGAAcgagaaataaaatgttactggaaaaacaaggaaaagttaCACATCTTAAAGGTATATAAGCTTTCATTTAGTCTTCTTATTAAATCGGtaatatttaaaacacaataaaaattaatacctGCGGGTGAAGGACTTGGAGATACATCAGGAACAGAATCAACACGAACAACGGGAGTAGAAACAGGTTGCTGCTGATAGTACATCTGAATGGGAAGTGGGATAGCCCTCCTTTTTACTCCTACTACATGAATATGTGCCTGCCCATTGTTACTGGAATCCTCCACCCTCTTCACTGTATGATTTGGAAAGACCGTTCTGTAAAGTACACACATACTCAGTTTTAATAACTAGCACATTAACAAAAACCACTAACTTCTAACTGCTACACGAATGGCAGCAGCATATTCACTGCTACTTATGTATGAACTAGTATGAATCACAGTTATATTCTGCAAGGGTGGGAAGCaaggaattaaatataaaaggtcaattctccaattttaaaaatcattatttattaaCACTGTTGGGTTTAAAACAATTCTACTGTAATTAACAAAAAAGCTGCATCTAGGCAATGCCTATTTGATGAACTTTGCAAAATATCAAAAcgccatgggacttccctggtggtgcagtggttaggaatccgcctgccaatgcaggggacatgggtccgggaagatctcacatgccgcagagcaactaagcctgtacgccacaactgctgagcctgtgctctgaagcccacgagccacaactaatgaagcctgcacgcctggaacctgtgctccgcaacaagagaagccatcgcaacaaagagtagcccccactcgccacaactagagaaagcccatgcacaacagcaaagacccaatgcagccaaaaataaaaagataaataaataatgtatatatatttaaaaagccatAATATTTGAGGACAGAGTTTAGTTATAGACTATTAGTCAAGACTTAAAAGGGTGAAAGCCATGTCTTTAATGCATAAAAGTAGGTGCAAAAAAAGTAAACgtgatttcttccttttctttctttgataagCCTAGTAATGGTTGACCACAAACACCAGATGTGGTTTCCAAAATTCCCTTGTATTTAAACTTCCATCACACTACAATCTAACCATACAAAATTTCAAGTAGTGGAGATATTTAAAACTAGGTAGATAGCTGGTGTGTTCTCTAAAGAGCAAGCGGTGTTGTAAATGATGGAAATTGactttatttaaagttatgaaatatAAATCCTACCTAAGACATTTATAAAATCCAGTTGATGTTAGGATTCCACCACGAGCCAATTTACTGCAAGTTGATAGGTACTCAGAATACATTTCTGCTCGAGAGACAGAACAATCTGGATTTACTTCAAAATGAGCATTTAAcctaaaagaggagaaaaatatatggCATTATGCACTATACTATAGGAGAGTCCATACTTAAATATACAAACCCATTCGAAGGCAATGTGTTATAAACTAATAATTATGTCCATTAATCAAATTTCACTGTCTCATGTATTATTAACAAAAATACATGCTAGGTTTT is part of the Phocoena sinus isolate mPhoSin1 chromosome 10, mPhoSin1.pri, whole genome shotgun sequence genome and encodes:
- the ARID2 gene encoding AT-rich interactive domain-containing protein 2, with the translated sequence MANSTGKAPPDERRKGLAFLDELRQFHHSRGSPFKKIPAVGGKELDLHGLYTRVTTLGGFAKVSEKNQWGEIVEEFNFPRSCSNAAFALKQYYLRYLEKYEKVHHFGEDDDEVPPGNPKPQLPIGAIPSSYNYQQHSVSDYLRQSYGLSMDFNSPNDYNKLVLSLLSGLPNEVDFAINVCTLLSNESKHVMQLEKDPKIITLLLANAGVFDDTLGSFSTVFGEEWKEKTDRDFVKFWKDIVDDNEVRDLISDRNKSHEGTSGEWIWESLFHPPRKLGINDIEGQRVLQIAVILRNLSFEEGNVKLLAANRTCLRFLLLSAHSHFISLRQLGLDTLGNIAAELLLDPVDFKTTHLMFHTVTKCLMSRDRFLKMRGMEILGNLCKAEDNGVLICEYVDQDSYREIICHLTLPDVLLVISTLEVLYMLTEMGDVACTKIAKVEKSIDMLVCLVSMDIQMFGPDALAAVKLVEHPSSSHQILSEIRPQAVEQVQTQTHVASAPASRAVVAQHVAPPPGIVEIDSEKFACQWLNAHFEVNPDCSVSRAEMYSEYLSTCSKLARGGILTSTGFYKCLRTVFPNHTVKRVEDSSNNGQAHIHVVGVKRRAIPLPIQMYYQQQPVSTPVVRVDSVPDVSPSPSPAGIPHGPQTVGNHFQRTPVTNQSSTLTATQMSFPVQGVHTVAQTVSRIPPNPSVHTHQQQNAPVTVIQNKAPIPCEVVKATVIQNSIPQTAVPVSIAVGGGAAQSSVVQNHSTGPQPVTVVNSQTLLHHPSVIPQQSPLHTVVPGQIPSGTPVTVIQQGVPQSHIFGRVQNMPACTSAVSQGQQLITTSPQPVQTSSQQTSAGGQPQDTVLIAPPQYVTTSASNIVSATSVQNFQVATGQMVTIAGVPSPQPSRVGFQNIAPKPLPSQQVSSTVVQQPIQQPQQPTQQSVVIVSQPAQQGQTYAPAIHQIVLANPAALPAGQAVQLAGQPNITPSSSPSPVPATNSQVPTAVSSSSTPQSQGPPPTVSQMLSVKRQQQQQHSPAPPPQQVQVQVQQPQQVQVQVQPQQTNAGVGQPASGESSLIKQLLLPKRGPSTPGGKLILPAPQIPPPNNARAPSPQVVYQVANNQAAGFGVQGQTPAQQLLVGQQNVQLVQSAMPPTGGVQTVPISNLQILPGPLISNSPATIFQGTSGNQVTITVVPNTSFATATVSQGNATQLIAPAGITMSGTQAGVGLQVQTLPASQASPAGQSSCTTATPPFKGDKIICQKEEEAKEATGLHVHERKIEVMENPSCRRGTTNTSNGDTKENEMQVGSLLNGRKYSDSSLPPSNSGKIQSEANQCSLISNGPSLELGENGASGKQNSEQMDMQDIKSDLKKPLVNGICDFDKGDGSHLSKNIPNHKTSNHVGNGEISPMEPQGTFDATQQDTAKGDQLERISNGPVLTLGGSPSVSSIQEASNVATQQFSGTDLPNGPLASSLNSDVPQQRPSVVVSPHSTTSVIQGHQIIAVPHSGSRVSHFPALSSDVRSTNGTAECKTVKRPAEDNDRETVTGIPNKVGVRIVTISDPNNAGCSATMVAVPAGADPSTVAKVAIESAVQQKQQHPSTYVQNVVPQNTPMTPSPAVQVQSQPNSSQPSPFSASSQHGDPVRKPGHNFMCLWQSCKKWFQTPSQVFYHAATEHGGKDVYPGQCLWEGCEPFQRQRFSFITHLQDKHCSKDALLAGLKQDEPGQAGSQKSSIKQPAVGGTSSTPRAQKAIVNHPSAALMALRRGSRNLVFRDFTDEKEGPITKHIRLTAALILKNIGKYSECGRRLLKRHENNLSVLAISNMEASSTLAKCLYELNFTVQSKEQEKDSEMLQ